In the Planctomycetia bacterium genome, AGAGGGCAAAGGGCCGCGAGACCCCTTGGACCGCCCCTACGCGGGCCGCCGGATGTCGGCCGTCGACCAAGGCTTTCGCTACGCGATCAACCTGAAGTGCGACTGGGTGATCGTGACCTCGATGCGGCAGACGCGGCTCTATCACAAAGGTTCGGATCAGCAGACATACGAACGATTCGATACCGAACAACTGGCCGGTGATGAAAGTGCGCTGCGCCGGTTCGTATTCCTACTGGGGGCGGAACGCGTCGTGCCGAAGGTCGGTCCCTGTCATTTCTATGGTCTGCACGCCGAATCGGAAAAGGTCGGTCGTGAGCTGACCAAGAAGTTCTACGTCGACTACGCGAACATGCGGCAGGACGCCTTTGAGCATCTGAGCGCCGATAACCCGGACGTGTCGCGGCACGGCGTATTGGCGAGCACCCAGAAGCTGCTGGACCGCGTGTTGTTCGTGGCGTTCAGCGAAGATCGCGGGCTGCTGCCAACGGAATCAATCAAGAAGGCCTTCGAGCATCGCGATCCCTATCATCCGAGACCGATCTGGGACAACTTTCGCGGGCTGTTTACCGCGATCAACGACGGCAACGCCGCGCTCGGCATCCACAAGTACAACGGCGGCCTGTTTGCTGACGATGCAGTGATGGATCACTTGAAAGTGTCCGACGAAGTGTGCGGGTACTTTCACGAACTGGGCAGCTACGACTATCGCCCCGCCCATTTGGCGACTGGCGAAGGGAGTCTGATCGACGTTGACATTCTCGGGCACATTTTCGAGCAATCGATCACCGATCTCGAAAAGCTGCGAAACGAGTTGGACGGGCTAGCCGAGCCGCTCGGGGCGGAGAAGCACAAGTCGCGGCGGAAGAAGGAAGGGGCGTTTTATACGCCGTCGTTTATCACGCGGTACATCATCGAACAAGCGCTGGGCGGAGTGCTGCGCGATCGCTTCGAGGAATTGCGCGCCGACCATCAGAAGTCCGCGAAGGGCGCGGCCAAGACCGCACTTGCCGATCCGTCCGTCTACGAACTACCGAAACTTACCAAGCCAGCTAAGGCGGCGCTGGTGACGCTCTGGGAGGCTTGGCAGGACGCGCTGGTCACGATCCGCCTGTTGGACCCGGCGTGCGGAAGCGGTGCATTTCTCATCGAGGCCTTCGACCAGTTGCACGCCACGTATCAACGATCCAACGACCGGCTGCTGGAGCTCCGTGGGCATCGATCCTTATTTGATCTGGATCGGCGGATTCTGGAAAATAATCTCTACGGCGTCGACCTCAACGAAGAGGCGATCGAAATCTGCCGCCTGAGCCTGTGGATCAAAACCGCGGAGCGCGGCAAGACATTGGCAAGTCTGGACCACGCGATCCGCGTCGGTAACAGTGTTGTGAGCGACCCGGCCGTGCATCCCAAGGCATTCGTCTGGCAGGCTGCATTTCCCGAGGTGTTCGCGCAAGGCGGGTTTGACGTCGTTGTGGGGAACCCGCCCTACGTCCGGCAGGAGTTGCTGTCGGCGATCAAGCCGTATCTGCAATCAGCGTATCACGCCTACCACGGGATGGCCGACCTGTACGTCTACTTCTACGAACTCGGGTTGCGCGTGTTGCGGTCGGGCGGTCTGCTCTCATTTATCGTGACGAACAAGTGGATGAAGTCCGGCTATGGCGAACCGCTGCGCCGCTTCTTTGCCGAGGAAGCGTGGGTCGAGTCGGTGGTGGATTTCGGGCACGCGAAGCAGATTTTCGAGGACGCCGACGTGTTTCCATCGATCATCGTGGCGCGGAAACCTACGAAAGCGCCGAAGCCGAAGACGGCACGCCTGTGCTCGATTCCTCGTGAGCAACTTCGCGTGGAAGACCTTTCGCGGCAGATTGATGTGGAGGGGGTGGAGTTAACGCTTGACCAACTCGGCGCAGAGTCTTGGCAGCTTGAATCGAGCGATGTCACTCGGCTCATGCAAAAGATTGCCAAGAATCGCACCGCACTCACTGAATTTGCCGGAATTAAGCCTTATCGGGGCGTGGTAACCGGATGTAACGAGGCGTTCGTGATTGATTCGAAGCTACGGGATCGCTTAGTTGCCGAGGATCCAAAGTGTGCTGAAGTAATCAAGCCCTATTTGCGTGGCCAAGATATTGATCGGTGGGCATCAGAATGGAAGCAGCTGTGGATGATCTTCTCGCGGCGCGGAATCGACATCAAGGTGTATCCATCGCTGCTGAATCATTTGACACAATTTCGTGCGCAGTTGGAACCGAAACCGAAGGCCTGGACCGGACGCGAATGGAACGGACGAAAAGCGGGGCAATATCATTGGTTTGAGATTCAGGACTCGACGGAATACTGGTTGGAGTTCAGCAAGCCAAAGATTGTGTATCAAGAAATCCAGTTTCATCCATCCTACGCGTTCGACTCGTCAGGGACCTTTGGCAACAATAAGATGTTCTTTGTTCCGACTGATGACTGCTTTCTCTTAGCAGTCCTCAATTCTCCTCTCATGTGGTGGCACAATTGGCGATACTTGCCGCATATGAAGGATGAAGCACTGTCACCTGTCGGTTTTCTTATGGAATCGCTTCCAATCGCAGTTCCATTGGACAGCACGCGTCGGAAATCAGATGCTTGCGTTAGGCGTCTAATCGAGATTGCAGCCTTGCAGCAATGTACGCGCGCTGACCTTCTTGACTGGCTTCGCGTTGAACACCACGTCGAGAAGCCAAGCCTGAAATTGCAAGCGCCGACGGAACTCGACTCCGATGCCTTTGTCGCCGAAGTGAAACGCGTTCGCGGCAAGAAGAACTCGTTGTCCGCCGCGGCGCTGAAGAGTCTGCGCGACGAATATACTCGGACGATTGAGCCGGCGCGGATGCAGGCGGCCGAGGCGTTGCGGCTGGAGCGGCAATTGAGCGACATGGTCAACGAAGCCTACGGTTTGACGCCGGAGGAAGTGGCGCTCATGTGGCAAACCGCCCCGCCTAGGATGCCGCTGTCCAAATCGCTGAGTTAAGTCGCCGCGCGCGAATCGATTAGCCAAGAGGTGCCCACGGCGGTCTAAACGCCAAACAGACTTGGACAAACGTCCGTCTAACATGCCGCGATGCACAAGTGAGGGCGTCCAGTGCGCCTCTCAACCTTTTCCGCAGAATACGGTAGAATCAGCGACCCCAGCGCGTCGATGGCCCAAGAAATCGACGATGCTTTCGTTGGTTCTTTCACTGCGAATGACGCCTTGCAACTGCTGGCAAGCACCGTTTCCAATGT is a window encoding:
- a CDS encoding N-6 DNA methylase; the encoded protein is MPVDAKPLFRPDVLRSHLADFKLPSFDSTKLNHWAGLISSGRLDSFKEQEILRDFLSDFFVGVLGYTRPAHGHKRYTISWEKHVEVDGKFADAVLGDFNGEQRFVVALEGKGPRDPLDRPYAGRRMSAVDQGFRYAINLKCDWVIVTSMRQTRLYHKGSDQQTYERFDTEQLAGDESALRRFVFLLGAERVVPKVGPCHFYGLHAESEKVGRELTKKFYVDYANMRQDAFEHLSADNPDVSRHGVLASTQKLLDRVLFVAFSEDRGLLPTESIKKAFEHRDPYHPRPIWDNFRGLFTAINDGNAALGIHKYNGGLFADDAVMDHLKVSDEVCGYFHELGSYDYRPAHLATGEGSLIDVDILGHIFEQSITDLEKLRNELDGLAEPLGAEKHKSRRKKEGAFYTPSFITRYIIEQALGGVLRDRFEELRADHQKSAKGAAKTALADPSVYELPKLTKPAKAALVTLWEAWQDALVTIRLLDPACGSGAFLIEAFDQLHATYQRSNDRLLELRGHRSLFDLDRRILENNLYGVDLNEEAIEICRLSLWIKTAERGKTLASLDHAIRVGNSVVSDPAVHPKAFVWQAAFPEVFAQGGFDVVVGNPPYVRQELLSAIKPYLQSAYHAYHGMADLYVYFYELGLRVLRSGGLLSFIVTNKWMKSGYGEPLRRFFAEEAWVESVVDFGHAKQIFEDADVFPSIIVARKPTKAPKPKTARLCSIPREQLRVEDLSRQIDVEGVELTLDQLGAESWQLESSDVTRLMQKIAKNRTALTEFAGIKPYRGVVTGCNEAFVIDSKLRDRLVAEDPKCAEVIKPYLRGQDIDRWASEWKQLWMIFSRRGIDIKVYPSLLNHLTQFRAQLEPKPKAWTGREWNGRKAGQYHWFEIQDSTEYWLEFSKPKIVYQEIQFHPSYAFDSSGTFGNNKMFFVPTDDCFLLAVLNSPLMWWHNWRYLPHMKDEALSPVGFLMESLPIAVPLDSTRRKSDACVRRLIEIAALQQCTRADLLDWLRVEHHVEKPSLKLQAPTELDSDAFVAEVKRVRGKKNSLSAAALKSLRDEYTRTIEPARMQAAEALRLERQLSDMVNEAYGLTPEEVALMWQTAPPRMPLSKSLS